The genomic window AAGATTAATAGTTATATTCCTGATAAGGTTCATAACGCGATCACATCCGCCATTAAACAGATGGTTAAAGCCGTGCTTTTTGGTTCAACATTTACCACATCGAAAGCGATTACCGATTTAACCCTGATGCACCGCGAGGCATTAATTAAGCAAAAGATAGAAAACTATAAAAAAACAGGTGCTGCAGAAGGTGGAATTACAGGTGCAGGAGGTTTTTTAATGAGCCTGGCAGATTTTCCACTATTGCTGGGCATCAAGATGAAGATGCTTTTTGATATTGCCGCGGTTTACGGCTACGATGTTAAAGATTACCGAGAACGTTTATACATTTTACACATCTTCCAGCTGGCCTTTTCAAGCAAAGAAGAAAGCCAGAATATATTTATGAAAATGCAGGATTGGGATGATAAAGCCCATGAATTGCCAACCAACATTGATGAATTTGACTGGCTTACCTTCCAACAGCAGTACCGCGATTACATTGATTTAGCCAAACTTGCGCAGATGCTTCCATTTGTGGGGGCAGCAGTTGGTGCAGTTGCCAATTATAAACTGATCGAAAAACTGGGCAAAACAGCTATGATGAGTTACAG from Flavobacterium sp. W4I14 includes these protein-coding regions:
- a CDS encoding uncharacterized protein (DUF697 family) (product_source=COG3597; cog=COG3597; pfam=PF12787) — its product is MTYEQKITGELDFWKFKTLQKPSLFNKVTDKVQKKINSYIPDKVHNAITSAIKQMVKAVLFGSTFTTSKAITDLTLMHREALIKQKIENYKKTGAAEGGITGAGGFLMSLADFPLLLGIKMKMLFDIAAVYGYDVKDYRERLYILHIFQLAFSSKEESQNIFMKMQDWDDKAHELPTNIDEFDWLTFQQQYRDYIDLAKLAQMLPFVGAAVGAVANYKLIEKLGKTAMMSYRMRYFNLQYAVISSQETENRKLQTES